agaaactaCATCAAATAAAAACGACTTCTCTATTGCGGAATTCTAAAAACGATTAAATTAAACACaagtttcaataaaacttttgatgatagttttcattttactcacagtatttaaaatgtttaataaattttctaggGCCGGTAATTGTGGGATAAGTTTCTGTACAACTTTGGAAAATGCTTCGAAAATCGAATGATCGTATATTGACGTAAGATGAAAACTAAGATGTATTTGGTCAAAACctggaaaaaaatcagagaGATTAGGctgtaatttaaaaattttcaatttgtaaattttgaaaatatttatgggCAAAGACAGCTTTTAactgattttaaattattcattttgttatttcttattGTATGTAATGGAATCAGCAAGGTCTCTTATCCATTCTCCAGACACCTAACAATTCACCAAACATTCTTTGATACGATATACcacatattttttacaaaaataaatttttttgctttacaaaaaaagtcctctagtgaaaattttttgtatatatttcgtCTTCGATTGGAAATACTGGTCTCACgtattttttcagaatttacaacatagaaataagtttttcttttaCTGTAGTGAAACTGGAAACTTTGAGTGACAACCCACTTTCTCCGATCCTAGATACGTCACTGTATATTCTATAGCTTTTCctatatcaattgcagaagacagttatgcgaggaacaatcaatatttcattaatacgCAAGATACTACTCATaccaaattataaaatgaaaaataatgtttactccccgtataaaattcggtaaagaCCTAACAAACCGTCATTCCACGTggactgtttaccaatgaaaacatcgaatcataaacataaatgcatttctattggccaaAACTGTcagaaggcgtatgtacacaatttcttcgaaatattacTGCCAAACAGCCTGCGATAAGCAGTAGCTTatcatgttatcaaagaagaagatgagtttGTGGTATaaccctctttacaacccttcataattcaatcaaatgatgactctagttcagacgattctgactaccatgattatttataaagatactttggaattgaaatgttttttttcttttgttttatttgcgaagaatttattttccttgctttgaaatttcgttttccagaaaaaaaaacgagtgGGGTACAAAAATgactcagttcacgtctggtatcctgtttaaaccaaacgcccttacagacaggtacattttactcgtctatttacgttttataatttaatattcagttgtggCAAGTTAACGAggaataataatgatatttttctaagttccaagtaggactacaattaagtgcatctgtaaTAActgcgtataatgccgtccaatttataatgattcgattgcttTTTAaagaatactttctcgcataagatatagatattttcaaaagtatttataaaaataataaatttataaaatgaagtatctacgcctatggtagatcaaacaaaattctTGGCAAGGGTTTTTTATAATCTGCGATTGATAttgttatcattattattatatctcaAGAACATTTACTTGGACTATTTCTAATGTCAGAAAACCACCTTCTGAAAAAGTTTTAACAGCAATTGCAGTGACATCAGTTCTACTTTTCATTTCTtatgaaatgttttaaaatagaaatctcATAAAATACTTCACACCGACGTCTGTAAAACTAATAATTTGCTTATTCGACCTTTTGACCTTCAATTTGTAATTGTGTATCTTTCTCTAAACATCATTGTTCAAATATgggaattatttatttgaaaataatttatatttattataaacaatcgACTTATTTTTAAGTTATTAGAATATTTGTTGAACACATCATTGCCAGGAATTacataatcattttatttatctgaaaataataaatcaacaaGAACTAAATCGTTTTTAATTGTGATAAGAATAACTGACGTTCGTTTTACAAGGCTAACAATCTATTTCGATTACAGTATAAACGAATAAATTGCTCCATATAATGGAGAATCAACTGTGTCACAAGAAATTACGTACCAATTTAATCATTGGAATAGGACACCCTCTATTAGATATAACAGCAACGGTTCAGAatgatttcttgaaaaaatacgATTTAAAAGAAAACGACGCAATTTTGAttacagaaaaacaaaaagatatgcTCGAAGAACTGATGAAGTTTGAGGTTAAGTATACTGTAGGTGGTAGCATTCAAAATACGTTAAGAGTAGTGCAATGGTTGACTAAAGTGCACCACTTAACAACATTTTTTGGATCAATTGGTAATGATAAATTCGCAGATATCATGTACAGTCAAGCAACATTAGATGGAGTAAATGTACGATACAAACGTATTAATGAACCGACTGGTACTTGTATGGTGCTTATAACGGGAAATAATcgatcactttgtacaaatccTGGAAGTtcgaaaaatttcgattttgaatACCTTGTGAACGAAGAAAATATAACGTTACTACAAACAgctaaatattattatttgggTGGGTTCTTTTTGAATGTATGTTTAAAAACCGTAACAGAAGTCGcaaaattagctgcaaaaaaTAATCGACAGTTTTTATTTAACTTGAGCGCACCTTTTATTTGTCATCTACACAAAGAAGTACTATTCGAAATAGTTCCTTATATCGACGTACTTTTCGGCAACAGATCAGAAATTGAAGCACTAGCTGAGAGTTTCAAAATAGATAAGAAAAGTTTACAAGACAAAATTAGagttttaataaattggaaaaaagttaataaaGTTAGAACAAGATTAGTTGTTATTACGCAAGGAGAAAATCACGTTTTAGttggaatagaaaataaaattttaacattttctgtaccgaaattagagaaaaacaaaattgtggATACAAATTGTGCGGGAGACGCTTTCGTTGGAGGATTTCTATCTCAATACATTCAAGATCACGATGTAGAAGCTTGTGTGAAATGTGGAATTTGGGCTGCTTCTGAAATCATTCAAAAAGATGGATGTACTTATAACAACGAAACTGATTACAAATCTAGTTGATTCCAATATAAAATAGTTGTTGCTGGACGAAGAGATgcaaaatcaattaaataaaactaaatcaGTTCATGTTAACTTATAATAGGTCATATTCCAGTCAGAATGAATAATACCCAAAAAGAGCACAATAAATAGGTATTATCTTAAATGCCAAACTTCAATGAAAAGTGcatgttaaaaagaaaatagaagaacTTTGACTGAAATATGGAAACATGTACTGGCTAATTAGAAGAAGCTCCACTCTGTTTCTACCTAAGTTTATGCTTTATAAGCAGATACTTGAGCCTGTATGAACTTATGGTATCCAACTATGGGGATGTACCAAACCAAATAACTCAGCAATCACCCAAATATTCCAAAAGTATTGAGGAACATAGTAGATGTATCTCCAGAGGCACATGGAAATGATACTGTTGACCAAGCCATCGAGAAATTAGCCAAGAGTCATAAAGAAAGTCTTCATCATCATATCAATGTCGAGGCTATTCAGCTTCTTGACAATACTGAGTTAGAAATAAGACTTAAGAGCATCAAACCCTTAGAGTTAGTTTGGTATTTTTAGTGCAAAAGCAGAGTTTGTGTGTTCACGTTAACGTTTAGTGCAATCAATCCTACAGAACCTAAGGACCGCTGATGAGTATACCATAGTTTCAAACTCTATTAGATTAAGTTAAAATTGAACTGCTCATTGGTCACTGTTGACCAGATTGCTATATAGTGAATGcctttattattgtttaattgaAGAAACAGTTCCTTAGTTTATCAATTACTTTTCGCCTTTAAACAAGTTCAAGAAAATTTTGTCTGCTCTTCTCTTTTTTCACAGTTTTACATGTTTCTCTATTtgttaaacaatttaatatcaaaatatataattctttCATCTAAAAACTACCCCTTGTCGAGAGGAACAAGTAAATTTCGTTTCTCGTGCGTATCCAAAAtgttttgtttacatttcagtttttaaaagttgtctattgaaaaatatggGAAAGCAGACTTCTAtacgtttattattttatttttgatgataaatttCGATGGTAAAATGGAATAAacgagtgaaaaaaaattggaaagtttataattcaaatattttatttaaactcgGGCTATTTAAAGTTGTCGATTTCCTTTTAGAATTGGTTGATTGGAACTTTGGACACGGTACACATCATCAGCACACATTCATCAATAGACAAAACGATTAAGAAAACACACACcatattatcaattattcacAAAAACCGATTTTTTAACCACTATGTATTAAGAACTTTTGAGTTAATTGAATCTCACTGTTTCTTCAACTTCTTCCCAAGAAGTACTAAGTTTTCATAAACAAACATGTAAATAGTGATGTATAAAATAGTTACTTcaatattctgtaataaaatACGATATAGCTTCGATTTTTCACTTATCAactaaccaattttttttatcaacaagttaaaaaaatatcccTTTCATTAAATATGAATGTGTTTACACGACAATGGAATCTTTTGACATTGTGAGGTTATCTCTTCatctaaaaatcaatttaatatcCTGTTAACCAACATAACCTACAAAACATCAAAACCGAAAACAACACGTGTAAAGTATTTTAAGAAGTTTTctccttaaataaaaaattataacataatgGAAGGCGACAGTATTAGGGAAAATCTTTTATTGGGAATGGGAAATCCGTTATTGGATATTTCTGCCGTCGTagataaaaatttcttagaaaaatatgaaatgaaagaaaacgACGCTATTTTAGCCGATGAAAAACATAAAACTTTGTATGACGAAATAACCGAGAAATATGAAGCAAGTTATATTGCCGGAGGAAGTGTACAGAACACGTTACGAGTCGCTCAATGGTTGTTGGGGAAACCTAAAGTATGTACATTTTTTGGATGTGTAGGAAAGGATAAGTACTCAAAAATATTGTACGATGAAGCAACGTCTAGTGGGGTAAATGTTCGATATcagtataatgaaaaagaaCCCACAGGTAAGTGAGTTTAACTATGAACAAATCACAATATATAAAGTTGGGTGTGTTTTTAGGTACATGTGGAGTTCTTTTAACTGGTCACAACCGTTCTCTTTGTGCTAACCTTGGTAGTGCCAATCATTTTACAATTGACCacttaaaaaatgaagaaaatgaaaaactaataGATACTGCACAGTTTTATTACGTTTCTGGATTTTTCTTAACAGTAAATCCAGAAGCTCAAATGGAATTGGCTAAAGTGGCTTTAGCAAACAACCGCCCATTCATAATGAACTTAAGTGCACCTTTTATATGCCAGTTCCATATTAAAGCCCTATCAAATGCATTGCCTTATGTAGATTTATTATTCGGAAATGAGTCAGAGGCTGAAACATTATCAGAAAGTTTGAAGTTAGGTACcaagaatattgaagaaatagcTTTGAAATTGTCGAATCTACCTAAAGAAAATAACAACAGAAAAAGAACAGTAATAATTACACAAGGGGTTAATCCAACAATTGTTGCTTTCAATGGAACAATTCGAAAATTCCCAGTAAAAGAATTATCTGAGGAAAAGATTGTAGATACCAATGGTGCAGGGGATGCCTTTGCAGGTGGTTTTCTATCTCAGTATATTTTAGGTAAAAGTCTCGAGGTATGTATTAAGTGTGGATCTTGGGCTGCAGCAGAAATAATCCAGAGGAATGGATGTAGTTTTGAAGGAAAACCATGTTTTGATccagaacaataaaaactaatttttatacaatgatctattatataaaagaataattgttatatatttttactttgttatacatttccataaaaaaaccttcgaaataataagatataattttaaattctaataataGAATCTCTTTAAATTGTTGAAGGTAatttgtttaatgaaatatattcattaaaagtacacaattatttattttcaacatttcctattgCTAATAGGTTGGGCAGGAGTTTTCACATAGTATTACTTAATATAATTGGTAGTTTCAAactattgttttaataaaataggcACAATGATCTGAacagaaatttttacaataatctAATATTTCTCTCAATATTTGCCTTTATGGTTAATCGGGCTTGttattcaattaaatcaataattaatttatggGACTATGATCCAATCTGTTTTAAGAATCtacatatttattatactttcaGTTATCTAAAGTAGAACAAATACAGAATTTTCGTAGAAAGTTTATAACTAGTAAAAAATACTTGTTATCTATATTTTCTCACTTCTTCTTGTGATCTAAAGTTTCTTAATACAAAATGTCGTATTTAAGATAAAGAAACATCCAttctttcattatttgaaaGATTTCGGTTTTGAATTTTTGGTCATTCTGAATAATTGTGCTTAATTTTAAGGGTAGTGTACTGACATTTGTACAGGCCTACTATCAGTAGATTTATTATAAAGTTATTTAGaattaattgttttcttttctaattttcgTAGAAAAGTAATTGACACAATGACAATTTAATAGTTTCAGGTATTAGAATTTTACTAAAACTTAGAAAGCAATTATTCTAATGAGATCATTAAATTTAGGAAAGAATATACAATATACATCTATCTGAAAATACAAAGGTTATTCATTGTATCCAATATAACTTCCTTCTAAAAAGTTCACTATTCAGTGATTAATGTATTGACAAAGAAAAAGAGACTACTTCCATCTTCTAGAATCCCAGAACAGACATTTACTCTCTAAGACTggtatttacaatttttaactCAAGAAGACTAAGTGTGACCTAGTATCTACATTTTTGGGACAATACAACCACATTAATAGTGtacataaatcaaatttaaaatattacttgGTGCTCAGTAGCAACATTCTTATCCTTTATAAGTATCTCATctttttaatgtatttcaaaACTTTGGATACACACTTCTCATTACAAATTGCATTTATAATAGTTACTTTTCTATGAATAGTAGGATCACATTGAGTGTATCGCAAAATAGTAACGTCCATGCTGCTAAAAGCATGTTCTCCAAATAATAAgattattgtttcaattttttgttttaaagtcATTGTCATTCTATTGACAGATAAATATACAGGTGTTAGCTTTCCACAAAGACAACGGCTTTTGTTCACAGTTTGGTATAAAAAGCTGAGCGTTTTGTTTTGcctaagaatttttaatataatcataaaaaaaaacaaaaagtctttaaatatcaattatgtCTATGCATTACACTTGTAAGTGCAACACAATTGATGGccaaaaaaagttgataaaaatcagaaagtaaATTCTTTCCTGGCAAACTGTATTTATTGAAGTAGAATAACAAGGAAATTATGAATTCTTgttatcatatttttgagtttaaaaacatttttggtaTGCCACTCAACAAAACACTACTGATAACAATAATGTAACTGGAGAACTTTGATactgtgataaaaaaattgtggtGAAACTATAATTATTCACTATTAATTGTTAGAGGAATATGAGTAGTTTCCACAATAAGATTAACTTTTTAATTGCAATTTGTTTTAAAAGTGAGCATTTCCAGTAATTAAAATAGAAAGTATAGGGTTAATAACTCagtaaattaaaaatcaatacatACAATACAAGAAATTTCTTGTTCAGTTCTTATTTGGCAAAAATGTAGAGATGCCTGGGATTTTcataactaaaaatattattcatagaaCTGGTTGGGGGTTTAAGGAACAATCTAATTCTAATACAAATAACAGAGATACTAGACATTTTTTTACCCTCTGATTTATTCATACTTCTGATTAATACCCACAGCTTTCTGCAATGTTTGTGACAACAcattcaactaaaaaaaatacttgTGTAACagatgtcaatttttttaacagatgTTTATATGGAATACagatgtaattattattttgttctgtTAAATAATGCCCATTACAAGATTTACAAGTGTAActtaattaaattaaactaGTTCCATCCAGTTGCTAGAATGGTTGCCTAAACTATAGTTGATTTATTTTACTTTCGTTTGTCATTACTATCAACTGTTAAATTTATTAGTACCTATAtagtcattttttttcatttcaaatattaattcttCATAAGATTATATAAAGGAGCGGATTATTCTGCAGGCTGTAGTCTAGAGCAGTAGATTTCAAGGGGCGGCTTATTCTATTCAAAAATTGAGTGAGTTGTTTCTAATCAAAAAAACTAGTTACCAGGAAGAAACGTACCCCAATGATTTAGAAACAGAATTAGTTAAGGAATTCATACACTATCAAATATATCTTTCATCTGAGAGAATGTTAATAAAAACAAGTTCTAGATCATTCAAAAATCTTTATTTGTTCCAGCGAGAATATAATTTAGAAACCATTTGTCCCAACTTTAATAAAGCATATCATATTGCTCTTATACACCAGCAATAAATTGTTGAAGTGAAagaagtttttctttattaaaaagaGTGAAGAATAATTAACACTTTAGTTAAGAAAATCTATAGACTTTAGCTCTGTTGTGCATATAGCCGGACTTAATAAACAAGTTTCAAATGACAATATAATTTCACCAATTTAAAGgcacaaaaaatgtattttaatgtTGTGGTAATCATTTACTACAtgagtgaaattttttttgcttaaaattctTTGCCCTCAAAACAATCaagtattttacaaaaaactttagTTCTCAAATCataaactttaaattttattgattaaaatgtAATATGAATAAAAGTGAAGTAAGATATTGAATTTCAGAGGTCAATAGTGGCGGAAAAATAGCCTACAAGTGAAGAATCCCTGAATATGGcactgaaaatataataatagataCAGAATATTTTACCTGAATCATTCAAATCATCTGTAGTCCTTTGATGAATGTCTCTTTGAGATTCCATTTTGAAATCATCTCCTAAACCATCTACTTTATGAATAAAGACTTCCAACCTCAAATTTGGATTAATTTTATATGCTTTTGTAACAGTTAAATTGAGTTTATTCAACGCTTCAATATAATCATCCTAAAAGTGAAGTACTCATACTTATAATGATTCTAATATTCTTCAAGGttcattcattatttatacaaatctataaatttgtaaatcatttgaaaatattttacttcatAACATTGTAAATGtgcatattgaaaaaaatactttgactTTAGTGACTAACACAACTGATAAGAgcaattttaagatatttaactatcaataaacaaacaaatcaaGTACCAGCTAACACAAAGATGGTGATTCATATCCAgaaataatacgttttttataatatgagAAATAATTACCTGTGCATCAATTACAAAAATCAGAGCTCCACATCCTCCAAAAATCATATCATAATCAAAGCTTGAATCAAAGAAATCTATTTGTCCGGGGAAATCCCATAtttgaaattgtacaaaacttgaattgtttatatcattttttacaattttattggtGCTTTCGAGGAATAAGGTTTCGTTTGGGGACATCTTATGAAATACAACTTTCTGAATCGAAGATTTCCCAGACCTTCGTAAACCCATAAGAAGAATTCTTGGCTTTTGATCTCCGGACGAAGATATCATGTCGTGTTCACCGTCGAAGAGACCGTAACCAAAATCTTTTGGAAAAGAACCAGTCGTACCATCAAAAGGCACTCCCTCTTCATCGTCTTGATAAGACTGAAAATTATCAGTGTTGTAGTACatatattagaaatttatttttaaaataccatTTTTGTTCAGTTTGAAAGTAGGTTTGAATTAggtaatctttttttattaataaaaatgttaataataaacataaataaggagattgttttaaaaaaatatcagacaTATGACTCactgacatttgacatttttgacAACTAGTATAGGCAACTCAAAGCAAATGAACTTTACTATCGgttacatatttaaaatatctaatattttattgcatttaatataaatctaataaatattctctacacatataaaaattgttaatcatctttattcaaaaataatattggtagcatgtaaatacttttattgTGTTTTGGATAATTAAGttattaagaaattttaaaCCATAGAATAAAACTGTAAAGGATGCTCTTCAGTGCCATTGGGcgtattgtagagttgggagtGGGGGTTGGTTATTAAGAAATTGATTGGTTGGGTATTGTTAATGTCTATGTTTGGGTcgttaaaatcaataaattgttCCTCCCttaaaattaaagaatacaCACAGTTTAAATACCATTTTATTGGTGGGGAACACAATCAAGTTATGAATGCTTATCAAAAGTAGTTATAATAGGTACTTTCTGTTAATAAGTTGGTCTAGTTATTAGTGTTTAGAGTGGATATTGTTTTTGTGCAGTGATAACTTAACTTGACTCAAATTACAAGTAACTAAATCTTTTATATATACCatttcaaaaatgattcaatCCACATCCAATTCTATATGCACATTCTGATTCACGaacattatttatcaataaatatttagagCCTAGGTGCATTGCAATTGATCAACATGACATTTGAACTGTGTACATTAACATGATATTAACATAAATACTATATATCtcttatacaaattttatacttggaaattttgaatacaCTCAGTGAATAAGAACTTTTTATAACAAGATGTTCACCAATATTGATGAAAGAATATTCAGACAATCCAAACTGGCAGTGGCTAGAAATTTATTCGATGTAGAAGTGCCTCATAGACTAGGAAGTTATGACAGGTTTATTCCATATAGAGCGAATAATAATTGGGAAACTACATTTGCTACTATACCAGATCCGAGTAAGAACATTCAGACGGGCAAAAAAGCAAGAGAAACTGGAGAAAATGTCAGAGACAGTTCAgtgtataatattttgttgagaAACGAACTACTCGGTGAAAATATAGAAGATGTGAAGTCACAGTGTGATGAAAGACAAGCGTTAACTCCTGTGAAGAGTaggaaactttttaaatatggtACTCCAACAAAGgtaagatgaatatttttttataaaagttttaaaataaaattcaattatagaaaattatttttcaatttatggaATTGAGTAATGATATTTTAGCAAATAAGAAAAGCAATATTTCAAGTAGTTCGCTTCAAGTAACAattatttgcataattttagtttttaattgattgtagttaTTGTATATTACAGAATGACAAATTATAGAGGTTAATTTTAGAAGTCTATGAGGTATATAAATAACCTAGGTTGCTGACCCCCTACtgagtaatttttcatttagtattttagagaaataatttattcaattatattctcaaaaataaatttgatggaaaattaCATTAAATCCTTGTTGATTCCCTATTATTCAGAACAATTTTCTAATGGCAGATTTGTGATGAACatgtcaaaaatttattgttgtcgtaattttgaaatatatttgtgtttatttaatatattactACATAGAAACatcattttacaattttataagtAGTAATTAAACATACAAGAGTTTCAGATAaggaaaaattttatctttatttagtcaATTTAAGTATATTAGTCTTGATAGTACTGGTTTTTTCAAGTATGAACATTCTATTTTCAgtactttctatttttttgtaattgatttTTACTACAAATTAACAATTTCTTACATCCTAGTTTTACTCTACAAATATTACTGTGTCCACCAATATCTTTCATTGCTTTAATGCATTACCAAAGGAAATAGCATATTTGATTATTTGTCATTGTATAGCAGTTTTTGAACTTTAAATTATTCTATTCGTACCAATGTCGTTATTATTTGCAAATTGATTTTCTGTGAAACTTGATTCATGTTTGGAGTTGATTTTCTTTAATGGTTgcagtttttttcataaaattataatatgttACATCATTTGCATACTATGCTATTTTTAGCTTGCAAAATCCCAGGATCTGTTTCATTAGattcaatgtaaaatttttaaattcctaaataatatagaatttttcacaatataagAAAGTGACTAACCTCCATTTAATATATGATATGCAATAAATACATTGCCCTTATATTTATACATGACCCTAAAAGTGTTTCATTATGTATGGTCCCGATGCGTTTGTTTGTGACAGTTCATTTCGAGTCATGAAACATGTATCAAAATCAagtgaattttataaaattcaaatttctcttAAACCATAAGGAAAATACCAGCTATTGTAACATGATAGTGCTGTACAATGCCCTCTCAATAACTAgtcaaaattttaatacttttgggaattatcaaattttatataggttTCTGTAGTAAAGGCACTTTCTTAGATTGTGAAAAATTCTACATCACTAATTAATAAATGATACTTTTCAAAGTGTTAGAATGACTAATCATCATagttaaatatttatgatttttttcagtgtatattTAATCTTAATTCGAATTTAATAGCAACTATTCTTAATCACATCAACAACTGTCAACAGGagtattgaattatttattctcaTTTATTGACAAtgaattatattgataaataactatttatgtTTAATGGTTCTAAAGGTATTTAGGgtgttatttaaaataatctaaaatattgatGGAGATTTTTGAAAGTTTGTCTTGAAAtctattagaaaattttcataaaactggCAGTAAATGTTGAAGACATCATTCTACGAATGGAAAGACTTAGGGTTGTGTTGACGATCCAGTTGTGAAGTTCTAGATTGTTTGATAACAGAAATTATTCGATTTTCTTAGATTTTTACTTACCACCAGCAATTTTCATAAAGATAGGTATTAATATATCTAACCTGTaagtttaggttaggtaatACCATACCTAATCCAAATGATCGGCAAACTTATTAGCCAAAAAgccaaatatgatttttttattaactaaatAAGTATTTcactaaataaaactaaattttatttatacatttatatataatcgAATTTCTATTCGTTAGTCTCGCTAAAACTCGagaacggctggaccgatttgtCTTATTTTGctcttgaattatttgtggaagtcCAGAGGAGGTTTAaaaggtgaataaatatgaaaatgctccgacttaaataaaaacaacaattctgttttttcttgatgttttgtcacgaattaaatttctgaccgctaccataatatttgacatttgacaaccaactaatatgtcgatccATCCTCTATGTCGATCGACACCTCAGACAAAGAGTGCATCCTTCTATCTTTGTGAGTGACGATTTCTGCTAAGTGCGCGAGAACTACCTCAGAATTGTGTTATTTAGTAAGTGACGATGAAGTAGAT
This DNA window, taken from Diorhabda sublineata isolate icDioSubl1.1 chromosome 4, icDioSubl1.1, whole genome shotgun sequence, encodes the following:
- the LOC130442400 gene encoding ras-related GTP-binding protein C, which encodes MSYQDDEEGVPFDGTTGSFPKDFGYGLFDGEHDMISSSGDQKPRILLMGLRRSGKSSIQKVVFHKMSPNETLFLESTNKIVKNDINNSSFVQFQIWDFPGQIDFFDSSFDYDMIFGGCGALIFVIDAQDDYIEALNKLNLTVTKAYKINPNLRLEVFIHKVDGLGDDFKMESQRDIHQRTTDDLNDSGFDQIHLSFHLTSIYDHSIFEAFSKVVQKLIPQLPALENLLNILNTNSAIEKSFLFDVVSKIYIATDSTPVDMQSYELCCDMIDVVIDVSSIYGIKEEQFPAVFDEQSSSLIKLNNGTVLYLREVNKFLALVCILREDNFDHKGIIDYNFLCFRNAIQQVFELRSRNSPTPMTNSVGTPVVNGNATVNDENST
- the LOC130442401 gene encoding adenosine kinase-like, which encodes MENQLCHKKLRTNLIIGIGHPLLDITATVQNDFLKKYDLKENDAILITEKQKDMLEELMKFEVKYTVGGSIQNTLRVVQWLTKVHHLTTFFGSIGNDKFADIMYSQATLDGVNVRYKRINEPTGTCMVLITGNNRSLCTNPGSSKNFDFEYLVNEENITLLQTAKYYYLGGFFLNVCLKTVTEVAKLAAKNNRQFLFNLSAPFICHLHKEVLFEIVPYIDVLFGNRSEIEALAESFKIDKKSLQDKIRVLINWKKVNKVRTRLVVITQGENHVLVGIENKILTFSVPKLEKNKIVDTNCAGDAFVGGFLSQYIQDHDVEACVKCGIWAASEIIQKDGCTYNNETDYKSS
- the LOC130442402 gene encoding uncharacterized protein LOC130442402, translating into MEGDSIRENLLLGMGNPLLDISAVVDKNFLEKYEMKENDAILADEKHKTLYDEITEKYEASYIAGGSVQNTLRVAQWLLGKPKVCTFFGCVGKDKYSKILYDEATSSGVNVRYQYNEKEPTGTCGVLLTGHNRSLCANLGSANHFTIDHLKNEENEKLIDTAQFYYVSGFFLTVNPEAQMELAKVALANNRPFIMNLSAPFICQFHIKALSNALPYVDLLFGNESEAETLSESLKLGTKNIEEIALKLSNLPKENNNRKRTVIITQGVNPTIVAFNGTIRKFPVKELSEEKIVDTNGAGDAFAGGFLSQYILGKSLEVCIKCGSWAAAEIIQRNGCSFEGKPCFDPEQ